Within the Erigeron canadensis isolate Cc75 chromosome 6, C_canadensis_v1, whole genome shotgun sequence genome, the region TTAGTTAAAAATTGTAGAAAAGCAATTGATGGGGACTAGTTTAATTTTtacaaataatattgtatttgttcacacttttaggtgagtgtgaacaaattaaaaattttgtcacgctttttagtgtgtagaaatatattgaattaaaagtgtacggaaatttctccacactaaaaagtgtgtataaataaaagttcacactttttagggtgaactttcataattattttgtcacaccccatttgttcacggtaactttttagttaccgtggacaaatggagtgtgacaaaataattttgaaagttcacattaaaaagtgtgaacttttatttctacacactttttagtgtggagaaattttcacacacttttaattcaatatatttttatacactaaaaaacatgacaaaatttttaatttattcacaatcacttaaaagtgtgaataaatgcaaTATGATCTGTAGTGTTTAGTAACTCGTTTAGAGTTTGACTATTCTTGTAAGACTTAACAAATGGGAACACAGAAACAATGATGAAAGAATGAATTATTCCTGTGCATGTATACAACCACAactaactttctttttttttgaacaatatTATACAACTAACTTATTAGAAACTTTTGCAGTCGAGCTAGATTGACCAActacatatatttaaatttaattattctaTTAACtgttagaaaaaaatataagtatttaattattttagtttctaCAAGTCTAAAGTCCAGGTCAACGGTCAGAAATGGTATGGGCCTAAACGGGTCAACTAGCTACGGTGATATACTGGGTGCGTTGGACCACATGTTATACTGTACGAAACTTACAATAACTCCATCTTAAAAGTATGTTGATCCGTTTATGTACAATACTAAAAACATAACCATATTCGCAGGAAGGAAAATCAACCGAGGCGAGCAACTAAGCGACAACGCAcatgataatcttttatttggcTAATTACCAAATATTTAATTATGCACACAAAGACTGatctaaaaaaattatacaactATTCAATTTGTAATTATTGTATATTATTACATATTGTATCattatatgaaaaatgaaagCTAAGAGCCAAAACAAAATCTCAAAacatttaaattgagacggAAATAATGCTATATAATTTAATAGAATgggataaaaaaaacaaattactgTTTATATTGTCGCATCACAATTTTGGAGGTTTTTGATAATAAGATAATTTCACGATAGCCTAGTCTGttagaattttcatttttaagaagaaaaatatcaaaagaatCCAATTTTAGTTAATTAGCGATTAAGACCAGTAGGCATGTGAATAACGTGAATATAACTTATTACAttattgtcatatattttttttatatttgtattgaatgaagattattaatttttttttttcttagttatAATAATTATGTTGATATTTGTTGTTAgttactagcattgtacccgctcAATACGGCGGCGGTTTGGTGGTTACGGCTTTGACGACGGCCGTGGTGGTGGCGGACTGTTGTTGGTGGTGGGTGTAAGTAATTGCTCTAAATATCATCGATGTATATGGGTATTGGAGATATTTCTTAAGATAaaaaattgatgatgtaaattaattcattaaggttatttaatggtaattttgcatATAACACTTTTATAAGAGATCGAGTgtgtgataattattataagatatagtataaatataactatGTTAATATTTGTAAAGAATAGAATGAGGACATTGAAATTAACGAAGAAGAAGGGATTatgaaaaaaagataaataaatatgtcTAATTTAGTAAATTTGTAAACGTGTTTAAAAATCTTAAGCTCATACATGTCAAATCAAAATTGaagactaaaaaaagaaaaatgtgtaGAATCCACATATATCATCCGTTAAACCTTTAGAcatacttttaattatatatactaaacatatatatcatcatcattactTATATATTACGATAACGGTATCCGTGTAATGCGGCGACGAGTGATGATGGCTTTAGCAgtgtagttattaatgtaaaggtagTTGACGTAAAAAGATAGTATAGTTAAATTAAAAGGGGCATTTGTGAAATATAAGATATGTGtgaagatatttgattttatgtaaaaatgttttagtcatatcaaaaacttaaagtttaattaaaaaaaaaagaagctttcTTTATTAGGTATTATAGATTATGAATtattacaataattaaaaagctGGTGCATATTCCCAAAAACCATAatgtcttgaacacttttgaagTCGAGATTGTACAACTATAGATGGTACCAACCACTATAAAATTTCACAAGTAGCGTCAATGGTCAAAACTGGTCAAATATTGTTAGGCCTAACCCAAACGGGTAAAACTAGTTGTGAATAATATGGGTATTGGGTACAATATTGGACCAAATGTGCTTAAATACCATAAACAAAAAATGACGAGATAAAATGCTCCAAACTATTTTACGGGTCGGTTATGAGATAATGATAGATACTGTGAGACAGTACCCATTTAGGTACAAATTTTTGAAGGCAATTACAAATTTAACCCTTAAATATTATGAACATTCAAAAATGCCTCCTGATAATCAACTTGATAGTACCCAAACATATGTACAACCGCCGCAGTACATATGTTAACCCGTTATATAGTGAatctaaaaattaaattacataattatatgtatgcaaaaaataaatactaaaatacCAGTATACATTCATTTGCCTTGTATTGTATGGTTGGAGTACTGTATGCTAAAAAATGgggtataaaatatatgtatttggttTAAATTGCTGAAGTTTGTtttggattcatcactttccatacaaaaatgcataaagTTCAACAAGGGATCCGAAGATAAACTGGTATGGGATTGTTAGAATCTGGTGGAGCATCCCATACTGTAAAGGCACTACTCGAGTTCATCCATTGATACGTCATCTCTGGGTAATGTCGATCGAGTACATCTTTTAAGCTCTCTGTCGTGTTTACCCAATTTAACCCTTTTTGTGTGTACACTTTTTCATTAAAATCGCTGGTAAAAAATCTATCTGCTTCGAGTCTCCTTGACGCCATGAGAAGGAATATTTCAAACGCGGTCTCAGAGATAGCAAACCCTTTAATCTTCTTCTCGGCCAACATTCCTACCATTAAATCGAGTTGTTCGACATCATCTCCATACACTTCTTGCAATGTGTCAATGGCTTCTTTCTTGTCTGTAAGATCACTCCACTTGGATATCGGGATCAAGAAAAGTGATCGACGAAACTCATTGTATCTTGGGACATTTCTCTCCCTATCCCTGTAAACTGTATCATgacacatttatatatataggtgaacAATTTGAGAAAACAGTAAATGTATTACTAAgttggtgaaaataaataagttGAAACCACAAAATCTTGCCAGCCTACTTTCGAGTGAAGCCAAATCGACACGATCAGAACGGTCTGTTCCATCGACATTGTGAGGCACAACATCCCTAAGCCACATTGGATAGTTCCATAGTTCTAGTGCCCCGGATGGTTGATGTCCCATTGACACCATTAGTGTTGTAAATCCAATTTCCGATAATTTCTCCTCTCCTCTTACCCCAATTAGATTTACCATGTTAATCCTGTAAATTAGGTATATTAATCCATAGCTGCGATTTTAAATCTCACTCTTAGCTAGGTGCAAAGAACATGGATGTGAAAATTTTTACTTATGGCTCAATTTTGGAGATTTATTAGGCCCGGGCACTGAGTTAATATCCCTGATGAGTAGTTGATCAGGTGCAAGAGAATGCATTCTGTAAACACTCACAAAGTCTTCTGTTAATGAGTAGGGAACCCCATGATTATTGGGTTCCTTTAAGCCTACAAGACCACCCCAATACGGGCCTCCAACGTGCCCATATCTGTCTTTGATTCCTTTTCCAAACAAACCATACCTGAATTAATcaagttttggaaaaatttGAATCTTTGAACGAATTTTAACGTGTAATCGTAGCAGTTAAGCGAGTGATTTAAAAATCAGTACCAGTTGGCTCTCATTCCAGCAAGAAGGGTGTCGGTTTTAAGCAGTTGAACAGTCCAATCTATAGTGTGTATCTTAGCCATAACAGCGGATGTTACTAGTCGTGCATGACGATATAGATTCTCATCGTCCAGATCAGGGTATTCTACCTGGTCACAACTAGTAGTTTGAAATTCAGAAAAACAGATCAATTGAAGTTAATGACGCGAATGGAATTTTAGAAAATCCACCTTTAAGGAATCGCAAATGGCATTATGCTCTAGGATGAAAAGGGCTTGTAAGGCTGACACACCTATCCAACTGTTACGAATATCACCTGCTATTGGCAGTCCATTATCTTGATGCTGGAGAAGACCGTCAATTGTGATTTTAAGCTTTCCTTCTCTATACGTTCTCACCTGGTGCAATTGAGCAGAGTTGCTTCCATATATCGAGCTCCCATCCCTACAAAATACCACAAAGTACGTACTTTGATGAGTaacattttctatatatatattagagaaAAAGGGTGGCATAACTAAAATATATCGTTAGCAATTGCTTTGTATATCAATTATTAGACAAAGTTATACTAAATGTCCATACCACCAAGAAGTTCGAATGTTAAGATGACCTTTCTTGATGTCCTGCAAACCAGTATTAACTTTTCTAGTCTTGTAATACTTGAAACATTTGAGAGGGCATTGATAGGCCACTACTGCAGGTGCCTTCATCTCAACCTGTGATGCAAGTCAATATGTAGTTATATTTGTATAAAAGGTTATGGGTTTATATAACTATACATATCATACATCAAGCCAATAAATTTAGTGTAATGTGGTCAAACCTGTTCTGCTGACTCAAGATGATCCATCCAGTCATGTATCATGAACTGAATCCATGAAGCTGCAATCAAGTTGAATTGTTTTCCGGTGTCTATGAATTGTTTACGTGCCAGAAGTTTTGTTGCTACCACCATAGGATTTGGTTTCATTAGCTAAATTAAACCAGTAGTTTAGTACATATCATAGCTAGCAGATGTTGAATTGACTATAAGATTAAAAAGAACCAAATTAGGCATATCAAACGTTCTGTAAACCTTTTTTCTTCCATCAATTGGGAATGTGTTTCGGCCAAAGAAAGTTTGTATACTTCCTGCAGTTTCATCGGAAGGATCATTAAATCTTCCATCAGGTGTCCTGTAGGGAAAGTCAGCAGGATCATACCCAACTCGTACAGAGTTTTTCCCGACTTTAATCAAATTGTATG harbors:
- the LOC122604752 gene encoding alpha-dioxygenase 1-like, whose amino-acid sequence is MIQLWSRIQSLLFYVIKHLIHADFHESFQRMTPTDKLLFMIIHSVDRSGMEWHRLPVFMGLTYLATRRHLHNAYNLIKVGKNSVRVGYDPADFPYRTPDGRFNDPSDETAGSIQTFFGRNTFPIDGRKKLMKPNPMVVATKLLARKQFIDTGKQFNLIAASWIQFMIHDWMDHLESAEQVEMKAPAVVAYQCPLKCFKYYKTRKVNTGLQDIKKGHLNIRTSWWDGSSIYGSNSAQLHQVRTYREGKLKITIDGLLQHQDNGLPIAGDIRNSWIGVSALQALFILEHNAICDSLKVEYPDLDDENLYRHARLVTSAVMAKIHTIDWTVQLLKTDTLLAGMRANWYGLFGKGIKDRYGHVGGPYWGGLVGLKEPNNHGVPYSLTEDFVSVYRMHSLAPDQLLIRDINSVPGPNKSPKLSHKINMVNLIGVRGEEKLSEIGFTTLMVSMGHQPSGALELWNYPMWLRDVVPHNVDGTDRSDRVDLASLEIYRDRERNVPRYNEFRRSLFLIPISKWSDLTDKKEAIDTLQEVYGDDVEQLDLMVGMLAEKKIKGFAISETAFEIFLLMASRRLEADRFFTSDFNEKVYTQKGLNWVNTTESLKDVLDRHYPEMTYQWMNSSSAFTVWDAPPDSNNPIPVYLRIPC